A window from Bosea sp. ANAM02 encodes these proteins:
- a CDS encoding MmgE/PrpD family protein, whose translation MHAIEELAAFVADHPEGTLPEAARESASLLVADLIGATAAGLDSRLATAARIAAEQLYGSGPAGIWLTGTKLSVAGAAMANAAAASALDIDDGHRGAAGHAGAGVIPAAFAVGQALDASDERIFDAIALGYDVALRVATSRPTPTIETYSSGRWVNYGVAAAAGRLLGLDAPALAHAMAIAGAEGPISYPMGTSKYQGSTVKEVIPPAVVAGLTGAYRARAGATGPRDLLDRDDRFTRGVLTGGLGARWWLQDCYLKPYACCRYMHAAVDAILALRELGRPILSLRIETFPRGLGLANERAPQTLEGGQYSYYFSCALAAIHGAAALQPVDPAHLHDPQVLELAGRIELSAHDDFAAAFPKSTPCRVVIDQGDGPRSLTVPYPLGDVANPMNRAQVTEKFRRIGSATVQPDWQDAILVALDGLTTAGFRPLFAALGTQPARLRLVSTGEG comes from the coding sequence ATGCACGCCATCGAGGAACTCGCCGCCTTCGTCGCCGATCACCCTGAGGGCACCCTGCCGGAAGCCGCCCGGGAAAGCGCCTCGCTTCTGGTCGCGGACCTGATCGGGGCCACAGCCGCCGGGTTGGATTCGCGGCTGGCCACGGCAGCCCGCATCGCGGCCGAACAGCTCTACGGCTCAGGCCCCGCCGGCATCTGGTTGACCGGCACCAAGCTGAGCGTCGCCGGCGCCGCCATGGCGAATGCAGCGGCGGCGAGCGCGCTCGATATCGATGACGGCCATCGCGGCGCAGCCGGCCATGCCGGGGCCGGCGTCATCCCGGCCGCCTTCGCCGTGGGCCAGGCACTCGACGCCTCCGACGAGCGCATCTTCGACGCCATCGCGCTCGGCTACGACGTCGCGCTCAGGGTCGCGACGTCGCGGCCGACGCCGACTATCGAGACCTATAGCAGCGGTCGCTGGGTCAATTACGGCGTCGCCGCTGCGGCCGGACGGCTGCTCGGACTCGACGCCCCGGCGCTCGCCCATGCCATGGCGATCGCCGGCGCCGAAGGCCCGATCAGCTATCCGATGGGCACCTCGAAATACCAGGGCAGCACGGTGAAGGAGGTCATTCCGCCGGCCGTCGTCGCCGGCCTGACCGGCGCCTACCGGGCGCGGGCCGGCGCCACCGGCCCGCGCGACCTGCTCGACCGCGACGACCGCTTCACCCGCGGCGTGCTGACCGGCGGGCTCGGAGCGCGCTGGTGGCTGCAGGATTGCTACCTCAAGCCTTATGCCTGCTGCCGCTACATGCATGCGGCGGTCGATGCGATCCTGGCGCTGCGCGAGCTCGGCAGGCCGATCCTGTCGCTGCGCATCGAGACCTTCCCGCGCGGTCTCGGACTCGCCAACGAGCGCGCGCCGCAGACGCTCGAAGGCGGGCAATACAGCTATTATTTCAGTTGCGCGCTCGCGGCGATCCATGGCGCCGCCGCCTTGCAGCCGGTCGACCCCGCCCATCTCCACGACCCGCAGGTGCTCGAACTCGCAGGCCGGATCGAGCTCTCCGCCCATGACGATTTCGCTGCCGCTTTTCCGAAGAGCACGCCCTGCCGCGTCGTCATCGACCAGGGCGACGGCCCGCGCAGCCTGACGGTGCCCTACCCGCTCGGCGACGTCGCCAACCCGATGAACCGCGCACAGGTTACCGAGAAATTCCGGCGCATCGGCTCCGCGACGGTACAGCCCGACTGGCAGGATGCGATCCTGGTTGCGCTCGACGGGCTCACGACGGCCGGCTTCCGGCCTCTTTTCGCCGCGCTCGGCACCCAGCCGGCGCGGCTGCGACTGGTTTCAACAGGGGAAGGCTAA
- a CDS encoding ABC transporter permease — protein MSETAAEAARPAARESAFRGVLGRLNLSTWAGVAIVVLLVLAAIFAPYLATHPPAKQSIMDQLAPPSSGYLLGADQFGRDIWSRLLVGARYSLTIGLFAILTAMVIGSLLGMIAGYRGGRTDILLMQVMDVILAFPSLILGLALVALMGATMTNIIIAIAFTATPAFARIARAAVIAQRDREYVQACRAMGFSGGRILFRHILPAILPEVMVMTSLWMATAVRTEASLAFIGLGLAPPTPTWGGMVREGFENILSSFHLALFPSLAILILVLAFNLIGDGLRDAIDPRLKDAS, from the coding sequence ATGAGCGAGACCGCCGCGGAAGCTGCCCGTCCCGCCGCCCGCGAGAGCGCCTTTCGCGGCGTGCTGGGCCGGCTCAACCTCTCGACCTGGGCCGGCGTCGCCATCGTCGTCCTGCTCGTGCTCGCCGCGATCTTCGCGCCCTATCTCGCGACGCATCCGCCGGCGAAGCAGAGCATCATGGACCAGCTCGCCCCGCCCAGTAGCGGCTATCTGCTCGGCGCCGACCAGTTCGGCCGCGACATCTGGTCGAGGCTGCTCGTCGGCGCCCGCTACTCGCTGACCATCGGCCTCTTCGCCATCCTGACGGCGATGGTGATCGGGTCGCTGCTCGGGATGATCGCCGGCTATCGCGGCGGACGCACCGATATCCTGCTCATGCAGGTGATGGACGTCATCCTCGCCTTTCCCTCGCTGATCCTGGGCCTGGCGCTGGTCGCCCTGATGGGCGCGACGATGACGAACATCATCATCGCGATCGCCTTCACCGCGACGCCCGCCTTCGCCCGGATCGCGCGCGCCGCCGTCATCGCCCAGCGCGACCGCGAATATGTCCAGGCCTGCCGCGCCATGGGCTTCTCGGGCGGGCGCATCCTGTTCCGCCACATCCTGCCGGCGATCCTGCCGGAGGTGATGGTGATGACGTCGCTCTGGATGGCGACCGCGGTGCGCACCGAGGCCTCGCTGGCCTTCATCGGGCTCGGCCTCGCGCCGCCGACGCCGACCTGGGGCGGCATGGTGCGTGAAGGCTTCGAGAACATCCTGAGCTCGTTCCATCTCGCACTCTTCCCGAGCCTTGCGATCCTGATCCTGGTGCTCGCCTTCAACCTGATCGGCGACGGCCTGCGCGACGCGATCGATCCCCGCCTGAAGGACGCCTCGTGA
- a CDS encoding CocE/NonD family hydrolase, producing the protein MPLIARRDVLSFESLPLEEDMAVIGPITVELWVASDAPDTDFTAKLVDMHPPSAAYPTGFALNLTDGIFRCRYRHSWEEPEPIELEVPFRITIEPFATATLFKAGHRIRLDISSSNFPKFDVNPNTFDPEGQGRRRRIARNTVFCDGARASRIVIPVVPLASLSDLTRCAG; encoded by the coding sequence ATGCCGCTGATCGCGCGCCGCGACGTGCTCTCCTTCGAAAGCCTGCCGCTGGAGGAGGACATGGCGGTGATCGGGCCGATCACGGTCGAGCTCTGGGTCGCTTCCGACGCGCCCGATACCGACTTCACCGCCAAGCTGGTCGATATGCACCCGCCATCCGCGGCTTATCCGACCGGCTTCGCGCTCAACCTGACGGACGGCATCTTCCGCTGCCGCTATCGCCATTCCTGGGAAGAGCCGGAGCCGATCGAGCTGGAGGTTCCGTTCCGGATCACGATCGAGCCTTTCGCGACGGCGACGCTGTTCAAGGCCGGGCATCGGATCAGGCTCGACATCTCCTCGTCGAACTTCCCGAAATTCGACGTGAACCCCAATACCTTCGATCCGGAAGGGCAGGGGCGCCGGCGGCGGATCGCCCGCAATACGGTATTCTGCGACGGCGCGCGCGCCTCACGCATCGTCATTCCGGTTGTGCCGCTGGCCTCGCTGTCGGACCTGACGCGCTGCGCAGGCTGA
- a CDS encoding CocE/NonD family hydrolase yields the protein MPDIPVLLMSSWYDVYVKTTFDNFAGLSASGRRHLNVIMGAGLHGNRQSTFAGDVSFGEAAPFDGNVGTNWLDFRKRWFDRWLRDEPNGMEADPTLRLFLVGGGSGKRDADGRLAQGGRWIERSHWPLPDTDQQHWYIHGNGRLSRDAPAPDAAPLIYDFDPADPVPTIGGALISGQPIFEAAASTSARGRASSVRAMPACR from the coding sequence GTGCCCGATATCCCGGTCCTGCTGATGTCGAGCTGGTACGACGTCTATGTGAAGACCACCTTCGACAACTTCGCGGGCTTGAGCGCATCGGGCCGCCGGCATCTCAACGTCATCATGGGGGCGGGCCTCCACGGCAACCGCCAGTCGACCTTCGCCGGCGATGTCTCCTTCGGCGAGGCCGCGCCCTTCGACGGCAATGTCGGCACGAACTGGCTCGATTTCCGCAAGCGCTGGTTCGATCGCTGGCTCCGGGACGAGCCGAACGGGATGGAGGCCGATCCGACACTGCGGCTGTTCCTGGTGGGTGGCGGCTCGGGAAAGCGGGATGCCGACGGGCGCCTCGCCCAGGGCGGACGCTGGATCGAGAGGTCGCACTGGCCGCTGCCAGACACCGACCAGCAGCACTGGTACATCCATGGCAACGGCCGGCTCTCGCGCGACGCGCCGGCTCCGGACGCTGCGCCGCTGATCTATGATTTCGACCCGGCCGATCCCGTGCCGACGATCGGCGGCGCGCTGATCAGCGGCCAGCCGATCTTCGAGGCGGCGGCTTCGACCAGCGCGAGGGGCCGCGCTTCTTCGGTTCGCGCGATGCCGGCATGCCGCTGA
- a CDS encoding IclR family transcriptional regulator, with protein sequence MTKPVSSSSNAERALDIVLALGEVGPEGLSLAEIAERMGCAKSVAHRSLGALLQKGFAEPTGRYGHYRLGSAVPMLARRQERLEPQVQKVRPGMTEFARLTGFTVYLIVQSGVDAVCAEMISRSTRRQFSMGVGYRVPMGVGAGSLALMSLLPEAAIEQILAANAERYLKHPSGRHVDGDVILGQVADARRRGYALNMGYYFPGQGGIGLPRPSQAPHDVNMAVSFNAPLEMMTDDWVESQIRTLRDCLP encoded by the coding sequence GTGACAAAGCCCGTGAGCTCCTCCTCCAATGCCGAGCGCGCGCTGGATATCGTCCTGGCGCTCGGCGAGGTCGGGCCGGAGGGCCTGAGCCTGGCGGAGATCGCCGAGCGCATGGGCTGCGCCAAGTCGGTGGCGCATCGCAGCCTCGGCGCCCTGCTGCAGAAGGGGTTTGCGGAGCCGACGGGACGCTATGGCCATTACCGTCTCGGCTCGGCCGTGCCGATGCTGGCGCGGCGGCAGGAGCGGCTCGAGCCGCAGGTGCAGAAGGTCCGTCCCGGCATGACGGAGTTCGCGCGCCTGACCGGCTTCACCGTCTATCTGATCGTGCAGTCCGGGGTCGACGCGGTCTGCGCCGAGATGATCAGCCGCTCGACACGGCGCCAGTTCTCGATGGGCGTTGGCTATCGCGTGCCGATGGGCGTCGGCGCCGGCAGCCTCGCCCTGATGTCGCTGCTGCCGGAGGCCGCGATCGAGCAGATCCTCGCGGCCAATGCCGAGCGCTACCTGAAGCATCCCTCGGGGCGCCATGTCGATGGCGACGTCATCCTCGGGCAGGTCGCCGATGCCCGGCGCCGCGGCTATGCGCTCAACATGGGGTACTACTTCCCCGGGCAGGGCGGGATCGGCCTGCCCCGGCCGAGCCAGGCCCCGCACGACGTCAACATGGCCGTGTCGTTCAATGCGCCGCTGGAGATGATGACCGACGACTGGGTCGAGAGCCAGATCCGGACCTTGCGGGACTGCCTGCCCTGA
- a CDS encoding ABC transporter ATP-binding protein, which yields MVGKKSEKPVLSVGGLTIAFGSTTVVHDLGFEIAAGETLAVVGESGSGKSVTSLAIMGLLPERIGRASGSVRLGDRELLTLSEAEMRGVRGGQVSMIFQEPMTSLNPVQRIGDQIGEAIRIHRGLKGAELREAVLEMLRKVRIPDPEERIDNYPHTFSGGMRQRVMIAMALACNPSLIIADEPTTALDVTVQAQTLALLKELQRETGTAILFITHDMGVVAEIADHVLVMRRGRVIEQGTVHEVFSNPRDAYTRSLIAAAPSLVGKLANGTVPARGVEGVPLSFRGDAPVLEVRDLSVRFPSRGGLFGRLKGEVHAVEQVSFAIGKAETLGLVGESGSGKSTIGKAIIDLAPRHSGEITVAGRRIDYADPRSLAALRRDVQMIFQDPFGSLDTRQSIGSAIIEPMQVHGIASGKEARARMEWLLERVGLDPARAASLPHEFSGGQRQRICIARALAMSPKLIIADEAVSALDVAIKAQIIDLMIDLQKEFEVSYLFISHDMAAVERICDRVAVMYFGEIVEIGARDDVIGRPGHGYTQRLLSAIPITHPDQRSGRPPQRVDATPPRSPMKPVGYRPPPPSWEMMAEGHFIRRAS from the coding sequence ATGGTCGGCAAGAAATCGGAAAAGCCGGTCCTGTCGGTCGGCGGCCTGACGATCGCCTTCGGCTCCACCACGGTCGTGCACGATCTGGGCTTCGAGATCGCCGCCGGCGAGACGCTCGCTGTGGTCGGCGAATCCGGTTCGGGCAAGAGCGTCACCTCGCTCGCCATCATGGGCCTGCTCCCGGAGCGCATCGGACGTGCCAGCGGATCGGTCAGGCTCGGCGACCGCGAATTGCTGACCCTCAGTGAAGCCGAGATGCGTGGCGTGCGCGGCGGCCAGGTCAGCATGATCTTCCAGGAGCCGATGACCTCGCTCAACCCGGTCCAGCGCATCGGCGACCAGATCGGCGAGGCGATCCGCATCCATCGCGGCCTCAAGGGCGCGGAATTGCGCGAGGCGGTGCTGGAGATGCTGCGCAAGGTGCGCATCCCCGATCCCGAGGAGCGCATTGACAACTACCCGCACACCTTCTCCGGCGGCATGCGCCAGCGGGTGATGATCGCGATGGCACTGGCCTGCAACCCTTCCCTCATCATCGCCGACGAGCCGACCACCGCGCTCGACGTCACCGTACAGGCGCAGACGCTGGCGCTGCTCAAGGAACTGCAACGCGAGACCGGTACCGCTATCCTGTTCATCACTCATGACATGGGCGTGGTCGCGGAGATCGCCGACCATGTCCTCGTCATGCGCCGCGGCCGCGTGATCGAGCAGGGCACGGTCCACGAGGTCTTCTCCAACCCGCGCGACGCTTATACGCGCAGCCTGATCGCGGCGGCGCCGAGCCTCGTCGGCAAGCTCGCGAACGGCACTGTTCCCGCACGCGGCGTCGAGGGCGTCCCGCTCTCCTTCCGTGGCGATGCGCCGGTGCTGGAGGTGCGCGACCTCTCGGTGCGCTTCCCCTCGCGCGGCGGCCTGTTCGGGCGGCTCAAGGGCGAGGTCCATGCGGTCGAGCAGGTCTCCTTCGCCATCGGGAAGGCCGAGACGCTCGGCCTCGTCGGCGAATCCGGTTCGGGCAAATCGACCATCGGCAAGGCGATCATCGATCTCGCGCCGCGCCATTCCGGCGAGATCACCGTCGCCGGCCGCCGGATCGACTATGCCGATCCCCGCAGCCTCGCCGCCCTGCGCCGCGACGTACAGATGATCTTCCAGGACCCGTTCGGCTCGCTCGACACCCGCCAGAGCATCGGCTCGGCGATCATCGAGCCGATGCAGGTCCATGGCATCGCCTCCGGCAAGGAGGCGCGCGCCAGGATGGAATGGCTCCTGGAGCGCGTCGGGCTCGACCCGGCCCGCGCCGCGAGCCTGCCGCACGAATTCTCCGGCGGACAGCGCCAGCGCATCTGCATCGCCCGCGCGCTGGCGATGTCGCCCAAGCTGATCATCGCCGACGAGGCCGTTTCGGCGCTCGACGTCGCGATCAAGGCGCAGATCATCGACCTGATGATCGACCTCCAGAAGGAGTTCGAGGTCTCCTATCTCTTCATCAGCCACGACATGGCGGCCGTCGAGCGCATCTGCGACCGCGTGGCCGTGATGTATTTCGGCGAGATCGTCGAGATCGGCGCGCGCGACGACGTGATCGGCCGCCCCGGCCACGGCTATACACAGCGCCTCCTCTCCGCGATCCCGATCACCCATCCCGACCAGCGCAGCGGAAGGCCGCCGCAGCGCGTTGACGCCACGCCGCCGCGCAGCCCGATGAAGCCCGTCGGCTACCGCCCGCCGCCGCCGAGCTGGGAGATGATGGCCGAGGGCCATTTCATCCGCCGGGCGAGCTAG
- a CDS encoding ABC transporter permease: protein MVSFLARRLGFAVVTLFSVLTLVFLIVRILPGDPVLVILGDQASPASIIALRQRLGLDQPLPVQYGHFLLQALRGDLGTSMISGRPVTEEILAVLPYTLELTIAALILGAALGIPAGVWAAVRRNRLPDYVLRLLSLLGLSLPAFVAAIVLLMVFAIQFRWFPVISAGGADTLAERLRQMALPTLALALIMMAYITRVTRSAMLEVLSQDFVRTARAKGASASAVIWSHALGNCLIPITTVIGLYLGILIGNSVLTEIVFSRPGLGKLILTALSQRDYTLLQGMIVVYTLMVVVVNLLTDLTYGFLDPRVQYK, encoded by the coding sequence ATGGTGTCATTCCTGGCGAGGCGTCTCGGCTTCGCCGTCGTCACGTTGTTCAGCGTCCTGACGCTGGTCTTTCTGATCGTCCGGATCCTGCCGGGCGATCCCGTTCTGGTGATCCTCGGTGACCAGGCGAGCCCGGCCAGCATCATCGCACTGCGGCAGCGCCTCGGGCTCGACCAGCCGCTCCCCGTCCAGTACGGGCACTTCCTGCTCCAGGCCCTGCGCGGCGACCTCGGCACCTCGATGATCTCGGGCCGCCCGGTGACGGAAGAGATCCTCGCCGTCCTGCCCTATACGCTGGAACTGACCATAGCGGCCCTCATCCTGGGCGCCGCGCTCGGCATCCCCGCCGGCGTCTGGGCCGCGGTCCGCCGCAACCGGCTGCCCGACTACGTCCTGCGCCTGCTCTCGCTGCTCGGCCTCTCGCTGCCCGCCTTCGTCGCCGCCATCGTCCTGCTGATGGTCTTTGCCATCCAGTTCCGCTGGTTCCCGGTGATCAGCGCCGGCGGCGCCGATACGCTTGCCGAGCGGCTGCGGCAGATGGCGCTGCCGACGCTGGCGCTCGCACTGATCATGATGGCCTACATCACCCGCGTGACCCGCTCGGCGATGCTGGAGGTGCTGAGCCAGGATTTCGTGCGGACGGCGCGGGCCAAGGGCGCCTCCGCCTCGGCGGTGATCTGGTCGCATGCGCTCGGCAACTGCCTGATCCCGATCACCACCGTCATCGGCCTCTATCTCGGCATCCTGATCGGCAATTCGGTGCTGACCGAGATCGTGTTCTCGCGCCCCGGCCTCGGCAAGCTGATCCTGACTGCGCTCAGCCAGCGCGACTACACGCTGCTGCAGGGGATGATCGTGGTCTACACGCTGATGGTCGTCGTCGTGAACCTGCTGACCGACCTGACCTACGGCTTTCTCGATCCGAGGGTGCAGTACAAATGA
- a CDS encoding creatininase family protein yields the protein MQLALATWHEVEEYLQTSRGIIIPVGSTEQHGPNGLIGTDHLDAEFIAKGVGDKIGAMVAPTLAYGMSQHHLGFAGSVTLRPSTMIAMVGDIVRSLARNGFERFFFINGHGGNIATVTAAFDEVYASLSLQPNGEPSPIRCRMVMWSGGNRATAIADELYPGVNGSHATAAEVSLAQFYHPEAIKQARMSPKVAPASTSFFDCFDYRGRYPDGRIGSDPSLSTPQHGERLFAAAVDDMVDAYRAFMA from the coding sequence ATGCAACTGGCTCTCGCCACCTGGCACGAAGTCGAAGAATATCTCCAGACATCGCGCGGCATTATCATCCCCGTTGGCTCGACCGAACAACACGGCCCCAACGGCCTGATCGGGACGGATCATCTCGACGCCGAGTTCATCGCCAAGGGCGTGGGCGACAAGATCGGCGCGATGGTCGCGCCGACGCTCGCCTATGGCATGTCGCAGCATCACCTGGGCTTTGCCGGCTCGGTCACGCTGCGCCCGTCCACGATGATCGCCATGGTGGGCGATATCGTGCGCTCCCTGGCCCGCAACGGATTTGAGCGCTTCTTCTTCATCAACGGCCACGGCGGCAATATCGCGACCGTGACGGCTGCGTTCGACGAGGTCTATGCGTCGCTCTCGCTCCAGCCGAACGGCGAGCCCTCCCCGATCCGCTGCCGCATGGTGATGTGGTCGGGCGGGAACCGCGCGACTGCCATCGCGGACGAACTCTATCCCGGCGTCAACGGCTCGCATGCGACCGCCGCCGAAGTTTCGCTGGCGCAATTCTACCATCCGGAAGCGATCAAGCAGGCCCGGATGTCGCCCAAGGTCGCGCCCGCCAGCACGTCCTTCTTCGACTGCTTCGACTATCGCGGGCGCTACCCGGACGGCCGGATCGGCTCCGATCCGTCGCTATCGACACCGCAGCACGGCGAAAGGCTTTTTGCCGCCGCCGTCGATGACATGGTCGACGCTTATCGCGCTTTCATGGCTTAA
- a CDS encoding ABC transporter substrate-binding protein: MKSTASTRAGLLAGILGFGLMTSLPALAAKTELTLGAAAVDVGTLDPHYASSTSDRILSAWIFGGLVRFAPGSTDPATIEADLAESWQASDDRLVWTFKLRPGVKWQHGYGDVTADDVVFSLDKARDPKRSAFASDYAAFQKVEAVDPQTVRITLSNRVPSLLGLLTNYAGGFIISKKAFEERGENFRRSPVGFGPFELDVITPGQAVTFKANDAYFRGKPKLTKITYRFLNNSAARDLAFVAGEVDAATGLADQRWLQRTMSNPGVVVDSFDPAELTVLHVNVTKPPFDNIKVRQALAHAIDAGKIAQYRGPRFTRAGKSAIPSNNLGFNENAGVLPPDPAMAKKLLAEAGFPNGLTVTMLASQLPSLESTAQIIQGQVADGGITLNLQPVEHATWHQMIRKDLSPLVMYGAARFPIADNYLTQFYHSKSAIGQPGQVTNFSHCDIADKQIEAARGETDAKKQIALWQEAQKLIITNICAIPITETGQVWARREKLNWGFDLKGSMSLGPLVTEQTHFVD, from the coding sequence ATGAAAAGCACAGCTTCGACCAGGGCCGGACTTCTCGCCGGCATCCTCGGCTTCGGCCTCATGACATCGCTCCCGGCCTTGGCCGCGAAGACCGAGCTCACCTTGGGCGCCGCGGCCGTCGATGTCGGCACGCTCGATCCGCACTACGCCAGCAGTACCTCGGACCGCATCCTCTCCGCCTGGATCTTCGGCGGGCTCGTCCGCTTCGCCCCCGGCTCGACCGATCCGGCCACGATCGAGGCCGATCTCGCCGAAAGCTGGCAGGCGAGCGACGACCGCCTCGTCTGGACCTTCAAGCTGCGCCCCGGCGTGAAATGGCAGCACGGCTATGGCGACGTCACGGCCGACGACGTCGTCTTCAGCCTCGACAAGGCGCGCGATCCCAAGCGCTCGGCCTTCGCCAGCGACTATGCCGCCTTCCAGAAGGTCGAGGCGGTGGATCCGCAGACGGTGCGCATCACGCTGTCGAACCGCGTGCCGAGCCTGCTCGGCCTGCTCACCAACTATGCCGGCGGCTTCATCATCTCGAAGAAGGCCTTCGAGGAGCGCGGCGAGAACTTCCGGCGCAGTCCGGTCGGCTTCGGCCCGTTCGAACTGGATGTGATCACCCCCGGCCAGGCCGTGACCTTCAAGGCCAATGACGCCTATTTCCGCGGCAAGCCCAAGCTCACCAAGATCACCTATCGCTTTCTCAACAACAGCGCCGCGCGGGACCTCGCCTTCGTCGCAGGCGAGGTCGATGCCGCGACCGGCCTCGCCGACCAGCGCTGGCTGCAGCGCACCATGTCCAATCCAGGCGTGGTCGTCGACAGCTTCGACCCGGCCGAGCTGACGGTCCTCCACGTCAACGTCACCAAGCCGCCCTTCGACAACATCAAGGTCCGCCAGGCGCTCGCCCATGCGATCGACGCGGGCAAGATCGCCCAGTATCGCGGCCCGCGCTTCACCCGCGCCGGCAAATCGGCGATCCCTTCGAACAATCTCGGCTTCAACGAGAACGCCGGCGTGCTGCCGCCGGACCCGGCCATGGCCAAGAAGCTGCTGGCCGAGGCCGGCTTCCCCAACGGCCTGACCGTGACCATGCTCGCCAGCCAGTTGCCGAGCCTGGAATCGACCGCCCAGATCATCCAGGGCCAGGTCGCGGATGGCGGCATCACGCTCAATCTTCAGCCGGTCGAGCACGCCACCTGGCACCAGATGATCCGCAAGGATCTGAGCCCGCTCGTCATGTACGGCGCCGCGCGCTTTCCGATCGCGGATAATTACCTGACGCAGTTCTACCACTCGAAGAGCGCGATCGGGCAGCCCGGCCAAGTGACCAACTTCAGCCATTGCGATATCGCCGACAAGCAGATCGAGGCGGCCCGCGGCGAGACCGACGCCAAGAAGCAGATCGCTCTCTGGCAGGAAGCGCAGAAGCTGATCATCACCAATATCTGCGCGATCCCGATCACCGAGACCGGGCAGGTCTGGGCGCGCCGCGAAAAGCTCAATTGGGGCTTCGACCTCAAGGGTTCGATGTCGCTCGGCCCGCTCGTGACAGAGCAGACGCATTTCGTCGACTGA
- a CDS encoding pyridoxal phosphate-dependent aminotransferase, with protein sequence MSSLANKFAALSTDNAPGQEVRRSDADIRALMIGEPLPGRAVDFSHGDVDAFPPPPDAMERFAEAVRIGGRQAYTEYRGSADIRAELARQLEAFTGAPVSAVSGIILTPGTQGALFLAMAATVAAGDKVAIVQPDYFANRKLVQFLGGEVVPVAMDYLCADEGAGLDLSALEAAFASGAKVFVFSNPNNPTGAVYSQHEIGRIAELATRYGVTVVADQLYSRLRYDGETYSHIRASGLPEAQCVTIMGPSKTESLSGYRLGVAFGAPSIIDRMEKLQAIVSLRAAGYNQAVLRCWFAEPADWMAQRMSEHQRIRDDLLAIFAEAGFPTRRPQAGSYVFPTLPALRVAPLDFVRLLRQQANVIVTPGTEFGPHPHSIRLNFSQDRSAALDAARRIVEMVEQYKTRE encoded by the coding sequence ATGTCTTCGCTCGCCAACAAATTCGCCGCCCTTTCGACCGACAACGCCCCCGGCCAAGAGGTGCGGCGCTCGGACGCCGACATCCGCGCCCTGATGATCGGCGAGCCCCTACCCGGGCGCGCCGTCGATTTCTCCCATGGCGACGTCGACGCCTTCCCGCCGCCGCCCGACGCGATGGAGCGCTTTGCGGAGGCCGTGCGGATCGGCGGGCGACAGGCCTATACCGAGTATCGCGGCTCGGCCGACATCCGCGCCGAGTTGGCGAGGCAGCTAGAAGCCTTCACAGGCGCGCCGGTCTCGGCCGTTTCCGGCATCATCCTCACACCTGGTACACAGGGCGCGCTGTTCCTGGCCATGGCCGCGACCGTCGCGGCCGGCGACAAGGTCGCGATCGTCCAGCCGGACTATTTCGCCAACCGCAAGCTGGTGCAGTTCCTCGGCGGCGAAGTCGTGCCGGTCGCTATGGACTATCTCTGTGCCGACGAGGGAGCGGGTCTCGATCTCTCGGCGTTGGAGGCGGCCTTCGCTTCGGGCGCGAAGGTCTTCGTCTTCTCCAACCCCAACAACCCGACCGGCGCGGTCTACTCGCAGCATGAGATCGGCCGGATCGCGGAGCTGGCGACACGCTACGGCGTCACGGTCGTCGCCGATCAGCTCTATTCCCGCCTGCGCTATGACGGCGAAACCTACTCCCATATCCGCGCCAGCGGCCTGCCTGAGGCGCAGTGTGTGACGATCATGGGCCCGTCCAAGACCGAGTCGCTCAGCGGCTACCGCCTCGGCGTCGCCTTCGGCGCACCGTCGATCATCGACCGCATGGAGAAGCTGCAGGCGATCGTCTCTCTCAGGGCTGCCGGCTACAATCAGGCAGTTCTGCGCTGCTGGTTCGCCGAGCCTGCAGACTGGATGGCCCAGCGGATGAGCGAGCATCAGCGCATCCGCGACGATTTGCTCGCGATCTTCGCCGAAGCCGGATTTCCGACTCGGCGCCCGCAGGCGGGAAGTTACGTCTTCCCGACGCTGCCGGCATTGCGCGTCGCGCCGCTTGACTTTGTTCGGCTGCTTCGCCAGCAGGCAAACGTGATCGTGACGCCGGGGACAGAGTTTGGTCCCCATCCCCATAGCATCCGCCTCAACTTCTCGCAGGACCGAAGCGCGGCGCTCGACGCCGCCCGGCGGATCGTCGAGATGGTCGAGCAATACAAAACTAGAGAATAG